The segment TCAATACGGCCCCATCGCGCGACGTGCAGGAGAGGCCCGGCTCCGTCATCGTACAGGTAACCGTCCGACCGGTTACGGCTGCCTCATCGCACCCGTCTCCGTTCAGGTCTCCCAAGCCGGCCACCGCGATTGGAAAACCAGCGTGAACGAAGGTGGGGGGCGCAAATCCGCTCACGGTTCCCGTGAAGCAGTACAGGCGCGACCAGAGCGTGTCGGTGTTTCCGCCCTCGGTGACCAGCACGTCACCCCGGCCATCTCCGTTGAAGTCCCCCGCGCCAGTCCTTAAGCCGAAATCAAACCCGCCCCTCGAGGGGAGAGGGTCCAGGAAGAACGGGATCGTGGAATTGGAAATGGGGGCGCCTTCATAGACGAACACCCGACCCAAGGATGGCTCTACGGGGCCCATGAACTGGACGTCGCTGACCACCACGTCAGAGTACCCATCGCCGTCCAGATCGGAATTGGCCGTAACGATCGCTCCGAAGGCCGGTGAGAAGAAGGATAGGCTTAGGGTCACGGCCGGCTGAGAAGCCGGCGAAACTCCCCCAAAGTAGAG is part of the Candidatus Binatia bacterium genome and harbors:
- a CDS encoding VCBS repeat-containing protein produces the protein MGSSARVCVFYGGSALDSIPDLVLTPASGSFGLVSGGGDFNADGYSDLAVGRFGGALLYFGGVSPASQPAVTLSLSFFSPAFGAIVTANSDLDGDGYSDVVVSDVQFMGPVEPSLGRVFVYEGAPISNSTIPFFLDPLPSRGGFDFGLRTGAGDFNGDGRGDVLVTEGGNTDTLWSRLYCFTGTVSGFAPPTFVHAGFPIAVAGLGDLNGDGCDEAAVTGRTVTCTMTEPGLSCTSRDGAVL